The Pirellulales bacterium genome contains a region encoding:
- a CDS encoding radical SAM protein yields MICSRNEKLRVLLIKPYQPVTLPIASPPLGVLYLASTLREKFGDAIEVRVDDNWLDKRRYSDMREELETFRPHVVGLSALNFEAEESARIADLVQRLLPKAKIALGGPFAHGTTNRDKIIETDLYDWIFDGEADWSFPITVERWWQGSDRLDDILGLTHRQADGGYVTNGCGGGEGARTMVGRVESLDAIPFPAWDLVDFDAYARRINNNGNMRGKRYAPIFTSRGCPFLCTYCHDIFGKKFIGRSPENVLAEVELLRDRYGIDELQIVDDIFNMNSRRMKEICRGLARHKLFICFPNGLRGDILDEEGVQALVDAGMYEVAVAIETVTPRLQDMIKKRLRLGQLLQAIDWMSDRGVMVKGFFMLGFPTETPEEMQQTVNFAVRSKLTHAVFNLVTPQPGTPIYDVAYAENAEALRKVVLHDYYAATCWYAEAYGADMHQVRSRAYFRFYLSSPARMWRLVRHMSMKDLFRGFYYWAQKVFVRTYADESLEDVLPDSMQSLRKLYISTDEAAVAAPVVESGAFLPADQLSATPTPR; encoded by the coding sequence TATCTGGCCTCGACCTTGCGCGAAAAGTTCGGCGATGCGATCGAGGTGCGCGTCGACGACAACTGGCTCGACAAGCGCCGCTACAGCGACATGCGCGAGGAGCTTGAGACGTTTCGGCCCCATGTCGTGGGATTGTCGGCGCTCAACTTCGAGGCGGAAGAATCGGCCCGCATTGCCGACCTGGTGCAGCGGCTGTTGCCAAAGGCCAAGATCGCCCTGGGCGGCCCCTTCGCCCACGGCACGACCAACCGCGACAAGATCATCGAGACGGATCTCTACGATTGGATCTTCGACGGCGAGGCCGATTGGAGTTTTCCGATCACGGTCGAACGTTGGTGGCAGGGCTCCGATCGGCTCGACGACATCTTGGGCCTGACGCACCGCCAGGCCGATGGCGGCTACGTGACCAACGGTTGCGGTGGAGGTGAGGGGGCGCGCACCATGGTCGGTCGGGTCGAGTCGCTCGACGCGATTCCCTTTCCGGCCTGGGATCTGGTCGATTTCGACGCTTACGCCCGGCGGATTAACAACAACGGCAACATGCGCGGCAAGCGCTATGCGCCGATCTTCACCTCGCGCGGCTGCCCGTTCTTGTGTACCTATTGCCACGACATCTTCGGCAAGAAGTTCATCGGCCGCTCCCCCGAGAATGTGCTGGCCGAGGTCGAGTTGCTGCGCGACCGCTATGGCATCGACGAATTGCAGATCGTCGACGACATCTTCAATATGAATTCGCGGCGCATGAAGGAGATCTGCCGCGGGCTCGCCAGGCACAAACTGTTCATCTGCTTTCCCAACGGCCTGCGCGGAGACATTCTCGACGAAGAGGGAGTACAGGCCCTCGTCGATGCGGGCATGTACGAGGTGGCCGTGGCGATCGAAACAGTCACCCCGCGCCTGCAAGACATGATTAAGAAGCGGCTGCGTCTGGGGCAACTGCTGCAGGCGATCGACTGGATGTCGGATCGCGGCGTGATGGTCAAGGGGTTCTTCATGCTCGGCTTTCCCACCGAGACGCCGGAAGAAATGCAGCAGACGGTCAATTTCGCCGTCCGCTCGAAATTGACCCACGCCGTGTTCAATCTGGTCACGCCGCAGCCGGGCACGCCGATCTACGACGTGGCCTATGCCGAGAACGCCGAGGCCCTGCGCAAGGTCGTGCTGCACGACTATTACGCGGCGACCTGTTGGTACGCCGAGGCCTACGGCGCCGATATGCACCAGGTGCGCAGCCGCGCGTACTTCCGCTTCTATCTCTCCAGCCCCGCGCGGATGTGGCGGCTCGTGCGGCACATGTCGATGAAGGACCTGTTCCGCGGCTTCTATTACTGGGCGCAAAAGGTCTTCGTGCGAACGTACGCGGATGAAAGCCTGGAGGACGTGCTGCCCGACTCGATGCAGTCGCTGCGCAAGCTGTACATCAGCACGGACGAGGCCGCCGTCGCCGCTCCCGTCGTGGAATCGGGCGCGTTCCTGCCCGCCGATCAATTGTCTGCCACGCCGACCCCGCGCTAG
- a CDS encoding rhomboid family intramembrane serine protease: protein MVLPISDDNSDRRILPVVNFVFIGLNVFVFVVLQGLGANERFTYRLATVPAEIRTGKDIVTEDRVVTDPATGMRYEVPGLQPTPGSVYFTLLTSMFMHGGVAHLLGNMWFLWIFGDNVEDRMGHARYLVFYLLTGIIASLCHVVMNLHGPGSMIPSLGASGAISGVMGAYLALCPSRRVRVLLFRVVTEIPGYMAVGLWFLFQLISGLGLLGGGAEADGIAYAAHIGGFVAGVLFARPFLIGRLQPADLQYGPGRFQRNDDFPRRYR, encoded by the coding sequence ATGGTCCTGCCCATCAGCGACGACAACTCTGACCGCCGCATCCTGCCGGTGGTGAATTTCGTATTCATTGGCCTGAACGTGTTCGTCTTCGTTGTCTTGCAAGGCCTGGGGGCCAACGAACGCTTCACGTATCGCCTGGCCACCGTGCCAGCCGAGATCCGCACCGGCAAGGATATCGTGACCGAGGATCGCGTCGTGACCGATCCGGCCACGGGCATGCGCTACGAGGTACCTGGTCTGCAGCCGACGCCCGGCTCGGTTTATTTTACCCTGCTGACTTCGATGTTCATGCACGGCGGCGTGGCGCACCTGCTGGGGAACATGTGGTTTCTCTGGATCTTCGGTGACAACGTCGAAGATCGCATGGGGCACGCGCGCTACCTTGTGTTTTATCTGCTGACGGGCATCATCGCCTCGTTGTGTCATGTCGTGATGAATCTGCATGGGCCTGGCAGCATGATTCCCAGCTTGGGGGCATCGGGGGCGATCTCGGGCGTGATGGGGGCCTATCTGGCCCTTTGCCCGAGTCGTCGCGTGCGGGTGCTTTTGTTCCGTGTCGTGACCGAGATTCCGGGCTATATGGCGGTCGGACTTTGGTTTCTCTTTCAGTTGATCAGCGGACTTGGTCTGCTGGGGGGAGGCGCCGAGGCCGACGGCATCGCCTATGCGGCACATATCGGTGGCTTTGTGGCAGGAGTGTTGTTCGCGCGCCCCTTTTTGATCGGCCGCCTGCAACCCGCCGATCTGCAATATGGCCCCGGGCGATTCCAGCGCAACGACGACTTTCCGCGACGATATCGATAG